GCGTCTTCCCCGAGGGCACCCGCGGGCGGGGCGACGCGGCGAGCGTGCGCTCCGGCATCGCGTGGATCGCGCTGCAGTCCGGTGCCCCCGTGGTGCCCGTCGCGTGCCTCGGCGCGCACCTGCCCGGCGAACCCCGCCGGTCGGTGCCGCCGGTGCGGCGCCGGCTGACGTTCTGCTTCGGCGAACCCTTCACGGTGGTCAAGGAACCCGGTGTCCCCGGCCGGGTGGCGCTGGCCGCCGCCGTCGAGCAGGTCCGCGTCAAGCTGTCCGGTCACGTGCTGGACTCCTTGCAGCGCACCGGTGTCCAACTTCCCGATGACGACGCCGCCGACGAGCTCGGGCTCGGCGAGATGGCGTCCGACGACGTGCCAGGAGGCACCCGGTGACCCCCACCGACGACCAGCCAGAACCCTTCGAGACCACGACCGACGACACCGTGGAGGACTCCGGGGAGAACGTCGGGCAGGCGCTGCGCGTCGGCCTCGACGAGTACGACCTGTCCGAGGAGGACGTCGCCCTCCTCGACGCCGACGGCCTGCCGCTGGAGGACGAGACCCCGGACGGGCCGCTGCCCGTGCTGGCCGTCGTGGGCCGCCCGAACGTCGGCAAGTCGACGCTCGTGAACCGCATCATCGGCCGCCGCGAAGCCGTGGTGGAGGACGTCCCCGGCGTCACGCGCGACCGGGTGGCGTACCCGGCGAACTGGGCCGGGCGCGACTTCACCCTCGTCGACACCGGGGGCTGGGAGGCCAAGGCCGAGGGGCTGAACCTCGCCGTGGCCGACCAGGCCGAGCTGGCCATCGAGTTGGCCGACGCCGTGATGTTCGTCGTCGACGCGACCGTCGGCGCCACTGCCAGCGACGAGCAGGTCGTCCG
This genomic window from Kineococcus mangrovi contains:
- a CDS encoding lysophospholipid acyltransferase family protein, which encodes MRFRPHSAPSGGSLPGEPFAWTRGLGKLLAHGVWNSRVLGAQNVPTTGPVLFAANHASIMDGPLLFGVTPRPAHFLVKSEMFAGSLPNRVVGWSLLQAGQIPIDRTRGDRDALQSVLAVLAAGGAAGVFPEGTRGRGDAASVRSGIAWIALQSGAPVVPVACLGAHLPGEPRRSVPPVRRRLTFCFGEPFTVVKEPGVPGRVALAAAVEQVRVKLSGHVLDSLQRTGVQLPDDDAADELGLGEMASDDVPGGTR